The DNA sequence tctagttttatttttatatttccgTTTAAGGCCCAAATATATAATTGACGATTATTGTAGTTGTGCGAAGATCCAATCActgaaaaaaattataaaaattacAAATATTTGCTTTTTTAGGAGCAAATGGAATTGAAATTTCGTTAATATGTTTGAGTTGTTTCGTTAATTCAGATGAAGGCCCGGCGAGGTAATCTATTCGGTTCTCCACCAAATATCACGGGAGCCACTGGAGCAAATGACTCACCCAATACCCGTGATGTGGCTACGAGATCAACTGAACTTGTTATGGGGGACTTGGTGACAAATTCCAAACCCTATGAGTTCACACTCACCGTATCTGGACTCTCCGTTGAAAAGGTGGCTGCCATAGCTGAGATGGGCTTTGATGGTCTCTTGCAGATTGGATGCAACACTCTTGTTGGACCTGTCTGGAGGCTGATGGTGCACAGTGTTGACATCGGCAACCGCAGAGTGTCGATAATGGGCCAGAACTTTGCAGTTACTCCACATGAGTTTGGCCGTGTAATGGGAGTGCAGGATGGAGGCTCTGACTTTGAACTGGGGACTGCCACAGACGTTGCTGAGTATGGCATGATTGTTGAAGACATGTGTGACAGAGAAGGAAGGATCCAGTACTGTCATCTGAAGGAAATAGTACGGGACCGTGAGGAAGCCGACGACAAGTTCAGGATCGCATTTTCGTTGCTTGCACTAGGTTTGGTTCTGTGCCCTACAACAGATGACGCTGTTGACACGTCTCTGATTCTACCCCTTCTGGAAACGGGACGCATTGGGCAGAAGAACTGGGCTTCCTTTTGTCTCCAAAGATTGCTAGACTCTGTGACGGCCCAGAGGGAACATGGGGACGGTGTTGTTGGGGGGTGTGTGCTCTTCCTCCAGGTTCTATACTTCGAGAAGGTCGGCTCGGCTTGTTTTCATATTGATAGGTCTATACTTCCACTTATGGCCTGGGGGGACTTTGAGGTAAGGGAGTTGATAACCAGGGTTAGGACATATGGTGGCTTTAAGAGTCCAATTGTCATGATGGAGAGGAACAAGCGGGTGAAAATGGCTAGTAAATGCGCCGATGATGATGGTGAGTTTGGACTCGGACTGAGGAAGTCAGTTCATGAGGACATCTTCGACGTCAAGTTGGAGCTCATGGGGGTCAAGGGTGACGTGTGGAGGCTCATGGATGCTTGTGGGAGGATTCAGCCTGATGTGGCCGAACTAGCAAGGAAAGTGGAGATTATAGCACATCAGATAAGCGGTTTGAGGGAGGAATGTGCCGACATGGTGAAGATCCAACTGCTGAGATCGGCAAACAGGAGGGGGGATGACTGCAACGTTCACACAGTCCCTGTGTGGAAACCGCGGCAGAGGGATGGAATGGGGAGTGGAGATTCAGTCCTCCATGCTGACACATTTCTGGAGGAAGAGAGCTTGCAGCGAATGAAGGTAATGTCcccaatatatcatatatacatatatataacacTTGCCTTAATGACCTTCATACGGCACTTTCAATTAAATAAGAGGTTGAATTTGTGAAGTAAACTAGGAATTGGTTTGTCCGTTTGTGTATGCAGGCAAAATCAAAGCTATGTGATAATGCTTTTGGTAAGGCAGTATCTGCCAGCTCAAGCAGTCCTGGTGCCGCCCCAACAAGAGAGATGAGACCATATCAGGGCGGTTGTGTGCCTGAATCCAAGGCAGTTGTATCTCCACATGCCAGGGCCATGTTCACTTATGCAGTCACCCGCAACGAGGAGGTCAATCATGTGATTAGTTCGGGCTGTAATGGAGCAGGGCTCACTAATGCCAAAAGTTGGATGCTGCCAGGACCTTACATGCTGATGCACCCTATAGGGAATGACGACATTCTCCTAATCAATTACATTTTCATGGGTGGGAAGAAAGTTACGGTGGAGGAGGGAAGGTTAGCACACAAACTCGATGGGGTAGTAATATTCATTTGTAGTAGTGTTAAATAAATTTTTGAGATTTCCTTGATAACTAACTTACTATTTTATTATCCTAAAATGGTTTTTCAGTAGTGATATTATTGAAACATGTAATATGAGTCGTTGTTTGTGGGTGCCAATAAGTATAATGTAACAACGTTTATTATTCGTGCAGAACTATGGTTGCTTCAACCGGGAATCAGAAGGCACTACTTTACCGTGATGAGGCCTTATGCTTGGGGCCAGCCACAAATGTTTCCAGCTTTGTGAGTTATCCAAATCTCCAGCCTCGTATGGATAGATGATAGGGAAAATCAATACTTTTAAAATATATACCCCTTCATCTTACGATTCCACTGTGTTTTTAACTTAACAAAAAATAACCCTTTCCTTTTGGGTGGAAGGTCATCAACTTTGTCGCAGAATGCTTGAACAAGGATGGGAGTGGGGACTGGTTTTTTCCTACTTACTTCTCGGTGAGTTGTTACGTGCTTCCGGTAACTAAATGGACATATGTGCATTACTGCACACAGCCTTGGGTTTCATGTTTGATGAATTGCCTTGTGTTTTGACATTAGGAAAAGGCCAGTTCGTACAATGCAGGGGAATCGTTTCGGGAATGGGTGGAGCACACAAGGACACTCTGCAACCTTGATAGATTCAACGGTTGCATGAAGAATTGCAAGAGGGTGAGTTGAGGTTACCAACTTATGCTGTCACTTTGCGTTGCCCGATCAATTTGGAACTCGGATGGACCTAAAACGATTATGTTTTTGTGTATGCAGATGTTTTTGCCGATGCACGAGGACAAGGCGGGGGGACATTGGTTTCTGATGGTGGTTGATCTAGAAAAGAAGGTGGCTGAGGTTTGGGACAGTCTGCCGACTCTGTCATCAGCAAGCAGTAGATGGGACCATGCACTGACAACGGTAACTAAAACGCACATCTTCACCTTGACCATCCGTTGTAAATAATTTCAGATTCAACTGGGTTATGCGTCAAACAGCTACATCTATCTAACTGCATGCACCCTAACCATGTGCATATCCACACTAACATATACGATTGACAATGAAAGGATTATATATATGAGGATCCTGATCGATGTACCATAAATTGTATTTGCAGCTGCGCCATCTTGACCATTGCTTTTACTTTGACAAGTTGAGGATGGAAGGGACCAACACTGACTTTGGGTTATTCAACTATGTTGAGCCTGTAGATGCACCTAAACAGGCAAATGGTTTCGACTGTGGGGTTTATATCATCCTTAATATGATGCACTACCGGACCAATTGGCTGAAAGGGGTGAGGCTCTGTTAAATTCACTGAATTGCCATCTAGTTGACGTATTAATTGTGTGAAATATGTTAATCAAAAAATTGTCTTCAATGCAGGCCGGGTCAGATGATCTTAGAGCAAGGGTGCTTCTTCGGTGTCTCAAAGCCCCTGATAATGAGAGGGCTACGGTTACACTAAGAGAAGCACACTCCTTTGCTGTTGATAAGGGATCTGAGGGAGGTATGAAGGAGGACAAGATAGTGGAGCCAAATGGATGGGAAGGTATTGATCTGTCTGAGTTTGATGAACTGGATGATGATTTGGGAGTTACTCAAGTTGGTGATCCGAGTACAGCGCCAATTGGTGAGTCAGGCATATTGAAGAGGAACATGGACCTTAGGGAAGGCTTTCCTAAGGGAATGTTCCGTGATTAGGCTTCATCTTGAGTCCTTTTGGAGGCGGTCGAGTAGTTTATTACCTCCCGCCGGCTACTATTAACAATATTTTGTGAAGGTGGAAAGCGGCGTCGATGAACAATGGAATGCGGAAAGACCCGTGGCTGGAAAAGGACAACTGGGTTAGTTTCCATCCATTaacatcataccattggttggtTCATGTTAATGGATTTTTGTGTTAGTTGGTATACAGAAACCACAATTACACGCTGCATCTTTGAGTTGTCCAAAGTGATATATCATCAACTTTGAGTAGTATTTGCTTCCAGATGCTTAATCACATCTGTGAAAGTGTATTAAGGACATTATATTGGATGATTGGACCTTCAGTTTGTTATTTATGTGAATCACCACTTCAGTATTTGTTTAACAGTTTAAGGGAGCAGTTCATGTAGGAACTTGCGGGCAAGTTGTACAAAAAATAACAGAtcaacttacaaaaaaaaaaaaacaactaacaaGGACGGTTGCCCCATCCACACGGAAGGCAGTTACCACTCGTTTGGGTCCTTATATATTGTACATGTAACTTGCAAACATTGACATCCGATAATTGAACATTGATCATCCGGTACATGACCTCACATTTAGCAGGTACCGACCGTATTTCCTTAGACGTCACTTCCAGAATGCCATACTTCAAGCCACTGTCTCTGCCTGGAAGGCGCCGAAGACTCAACCCGAGAGCGGCCAATGACGTCACACTGCCTCTCGTCATATGGCAATATATTCTTCAGTTTGTTGCCGCCGATGACCTATACACAATTCTAAAGTGTAGGAGTGTTTGTAAGACTTTTATGAGACTCATTGATGACTTCCATGTCTATTCATGCATAGACATGGCGGGCATATGTGGTCCTTGGGATATTGACATTTGTGAATCATCGAAAGTGACGCGACGTCGCTTGTTTGCTAAGCAATGCTTGGAGGCGAATAATCCGGAATCACTGTTCCGTCAGGCATTCCGAACCATGAAGAAGTCCGGCAACATTCCCATGGCAACCCAATACTTACAAATGGCATGCAGGGGGGGCACAATCTTTAAAGGTTGGTATAAGTGGATTGACTACCACGACATTGCGTATTATGTGTTGTGCATGTTGCAGATCATCAGGGGAAACCAGGAGGTCCGAAATAAGACACTCAAAGACATGGTTGGTCGGTTGGATTGGAGGAAAAGTGGCTGGGAAGTACAATATTGTCGACATGAGGCTCACAGATGGTTGGATATTGGGCAGCCGACGCACTCCGATGTCTTGAAACACATCCCTACCGACTACTCGTTCCTTCCGGAACGATGTCAGGGTTGCGGTGAACATTCGTTCCACCGTCCGTTCTTACATAACATGTGGTTAGTTAACTCTGATAGGAATATGGGTGAAACTTGTGATGTTTGCAAGTGCTACATCGAGGCCTCAAATTTCTACTACAAGCTACGGAATTCGGCATCCTCATTCCAACACCTGCTCGATTGGTATGCATTCATTGACGACATTCCCCGCATCTGAAGCACGCTGATCGGACAACCTCCACAACAAGTGGAAGAATGATAAGGATTAGTGTGTGTTCCACCTACTAGGGCATTTCTATATTACCTCTATTTCAGTGTACGTGGTTTGTTTTGCAGTTCCGACGACTAAAGTCCGCAGTTAATGTTCTAAACCAAGTTTCGCCACTGTAATTTGTTTAATTTAAGTTACTAATGGTAATCACTAGTGTGTTTGTGTTAATTTTTAACATATACATTGTCGACATTTATCGTCACTGTCAAAATGGGGACAGGTCGGTTATCATTCATGAAATACAATTTCCATCAGATAATTGTAAACATGGCTGTGACCGTTCCGACCAAAAACCTGGATTATATTGTCAATACAACACGTACATAAACAGTGAACAATAGCAGGCAGCAGGCAAAATATATGCTATAAATATTTTACGTGAAGGGACTTAAATTGTTCCACCAAAAACTAAAGCTAACAATGTCTCTTCCTACTTGTGTCAATTGAGGAAAGGAAATATAATCACCACAAAATAATCCATCATAATCGGAATGCATCAATCCGGACTACATTCATGAACCAATTCGGACTTAGGTAACGCGAAAATGAAGCTTAATTCCAACTTGTACCTCATGGGATCCACTTCGGGGGTGGATATGAACAGTCCGGTTTCAGCTGCGTAACATCATCATTTGGGGCGGTCTGGTTCAGGTTGAATGAAAAAGGCAGAATACCGAAGGATGAGGAATGCTGGGATGCAACGAAGAATGGGAATTGACCAATACCACCAACTCTGCTAGCGCCCTTGTCATCAAAATCAAGCTCCATACCATACTCACTTACACAAGGTGTGGGATGATATGGTAAGTCTGCGGGAAGCTGAACTGAGGCAGGGGGATCAGGGACTGCGGCTACCACATAGGATGATAGGTGTGCCATATTTGGGACTGATGGTGCAACATCAGGTACCGAACCTGAGTAAGCTTCAACACAAGGTACCGTATGATGGGAATCTGCATATCCACGATTTCGAACCCCTTCTTCACCGGCTGTACAGGTGCGCCTGTTATGACCGGGCATAAAACATTTACCGCAAAGCCGCTGCTCTTTGTTGGCATTTTCAGTGTTTGTTGTGGGATTAGAGGGCATGCCCTTTGTACGGGATATTTTCGGGTCCCTCACAACGTTTCTGCTCGGAGGCACTCTTGATGTGTCCATGGGTGGATCTATCTTGAACTCACTTGAGCTTTGAACTAGCCTTGCAAATTCAATCATTCCTACCCTGAAACCTTCATCTGAAAATGAGTAATTTAAGCACGCTTTGGACACTTCTGATATGAGGGCAGAATACCTGGCCACCTGAGCTGACTTGTCGTGATCGGGGACCTTAATTTTGGGTGCAACTGTTGAATCACTGACACACTTTGTCCAACGTTTGGTTATCAAAGACGCCGGATATCTTGACAGAAGCTGATCTTTCAAGACACAGAAAATGTGACCACAAGGAATACCATCTGATTCAAAAAGTTTGCAGGAGCACAGCCATGTTGGGTTTGTCGGGTCTGAATGGAACTCAACACACCACCGTCGTTCAGGCCTATCATATTGGGCAAGGTAGAACATCACTGTATCAGAAATGGGAAATGGTACTTTCTGCACCAGAACAAACCTCCTCTCAAACAAGATTTGGGACTTAATCATAACAAAGATGTCGTGTGTGAACAGCCTACATGCGTCTTCCTCTATTCCCCTCATGTGTGTCTCATATACTGGAGCACCGTTTTTAGACCTGAAGTTGTCATACAGTACGCGATTCCGGATGCGGCCAAGTGTCCTCTCCATTCTTGGCATAACTTCACATAACCTAGTGTGCCTCCCAATCTCCTTTTTCAGCTTTGCGTGCATGCCTTCGACGCGCTGCGTACTGCACATTCCACCAAAGAAGTGCCCTCTGAAGAATGCTTCTGCCCACCTCTCCCGTTTGTTATACAAACTTATAACCCATGCATTGTCCGACAACCCATTTCTAACCACAATTGACTGCCAAGCTGCCTCCCATTCACTGACACACATTGAGGAATAAATCATTTTTGAAAGACTTTTCTGATCTGCAACATCCTTCACATTCTGCGATATGTTTCTTCCAATGTGCCATGCACATAACCTGTGCCGAGCTATTGGCATCACCCGCTCAACAACCTTTCTGATTGACTCATCGCCATCGGTTAGGATGGATGAAGGTTGTTTATAATCCATGGACTCAAGGAAGTTCTCGAACACCCATGTGTACGTATCCTCCCTCTCATCCCGTATAAGGGCAAACCCGAAAACAACTGTAGCTCTGTGATTATTGCACCCAACAAATACAACAAGAGGCTTTCCGTACAAATTTGTCTTGTATGTGCTGTCCATAATGACCACATCACTATATGCGCTGTAGTCCAAAAATGATTGGTAGTCCCTCCAAAACAGATTGGCAAGTCTGCCTTCTTCATCCAAACTGTACCTGCAGCAGAACTCTTCTGACTCCATTCCCCTCATGTTCATCCAAGTGATGGCAGCCTGTGCATCTCCATCCATCTCAGCATTTTTCCTCAACTCATAAATCTTGTTGTACAGATCCTTCATCAAGAAGCCAACACCGTCGTGTCCCCCGGCTTGCTCTACCAGTTGCTCATACGCCCTACTAGTGTGGACTTGTGCGCGGCGCAGGCACTCCACCTGAGCAACATCTTTGTCTTCCACGCGACGGTTTGACCGCAAGAACTGAACTTCATGGGACTTTGCAAGGTCATGATTGTGCTCCTGTACAAACTTAGTCACGCGGTATAGCTCCTTATCTTTGCAATATCGAACACTAAATGAAACCGGGCAGTTAACTCTTGTGTATCTTACTCCCCTCGGTATTATGTTCCTCCTCGATTTTTTCTGCTCGCCAATTTTCTCATTATTTGCAGTTTTGTTCTTATCCACACCTTTTTGCTTCCTGCACTTGATACTTGCCAATCCTTGTTTTGAACAGACCCACTGCCTCCTTACCACCAAACCATTGCCTTCCTTCTGCAATCTGTCCCTCCTTACGCTGAAACCAAGTATTCGTGAGTACAGCGAGTAGAACTTTTCTGCCTCTTCTACAGTTGGGAAGTATACCCCCATCATATCATCCATTGTGAGGTCTTCGAAGTGCTTCCCATTCAGCTGTGCGGACCCCGT is a window from the Rosa chinensis cultivar Old Blush chromosome 2, RchiOBHm-V2, whole genome shotgun sequence genome containing:
- the LOC112184948 gene encoding protein FAR1-RELATED SEQUENCE 5-like isoform X2, which produces MDDMMGVYFPTVEEAEKFYSLYSRILGFSVRRDRLQKEGNGLVVRRQWVCSKQGLASIKCRKQKGVDKNKTANNEKIGEQKKSRRNIIPRGVRYTRVNCPVSFSVRYCKDKELYRVTKFVQEHNHDLAKSHEVQFLRSNRRVEDKDVAQVECLRRAQVHTSRAYEQLVEQAGGHDGVGFLMKDLYNKIYELRKNAEMDGDAQAAITWMNMRGMESEEFCCRYSLDEEGRLANLFWRDYQSFLDYSAYSDVVIMDSTYKTNLYGKPLVVFVGCNNHRATVVFGFALIRDEREDTYTWVFENFLESMDYKQPSSILTDGDESIRKVVERVMPIARHRLCAWHIGRNISQNVKDVADQKSLSKMIYSSMCVSEWEAAWQSIVVRNGLSDNAWVISLYNKRERWAEAFFRGHFFGGMCSTQRVEGMHAKLKKEIGRHTRLCEVMPRMERTLGRIRNRVLYDNFRSKNGAPVYETHMRGIEEDACRLFTHDIFVMIKSQILFERRFVLVQKVPFPISDTVMFYLAQYDRPERRWCVEFHSDPTNPTWLCSCKLFESDGIPCGHIFCVLKDQLLSRYPASLITKRWTKCVSDSTVAPKIKVPDHDKSAQVARYSALISEVSKACLNYSFSDEGFRVGMIEFARLVQSSSEFKIDPPMDTSRVPPSRNVVRDPKISRTKGMPSNPTTNTENANKEQRLCGKCFMPGHNRRTCTAGEEGVRNRGYADSHHTVPCVEAYSGSVPDVAPSVPNMAHLSSYVVAAVPDPPASVQLPADLPYHPTPCVSEYGMELDFDDKGASRVGGIGQFPFFVASQHSSSFGILPFSFNLNQTAPNDDVTQLKPDCSYPPPKWIP
- the LOC112184948 gene encoding protein FAR1-RELATED SEQUENCE 5-like isoform X1; protein product: MDTDEGGLRYSDHIYHECLSSDDESEDEILIRFGKCNKVTARTKEANDSIIPGESGELRKSPGVVEEEETLPECAVERTEYVNHTGSAQLNGKHFEDLTMDDMMGVYFPTVEEAEKFYSLYSRILGFSVRRDRLQKEGNGLVVRRQWVCSKQGLASIKCRKQKGVDKNKTANNEKIGEQKKSRRNIIPRGVRYTRVNCPVSFSVRYCKDKELYRVTKFVQEHNHDLAKSHEVQFLRSNRRVEDKDVAQVECLRRAQVHTSRAYEQLVEQAGGHDGVGFLMKDLYNKIYELRKNAEMDGDAQAAITWMNMRGMESEEFCCRYSLDEEGRLANLFWRDYQSFLDYSAYSDVVIMDSTYKTNLYGKPLVVFVGCNNHRATVVFGFALIRDEREDTYTWVFENFLESMDYKQPSSILTDGDESIRKVVERVMPIARHRLCAWHIGRNISQNVKDVADQKSLSKMIYSSMCVSEWEAAWQSIVVRNGLSDNAWVISLYNKRERWAEAFFRGHFFGGMCSTQRVEGMHAKLKKEIGRHTRLCEVMPRMERTLGRIRNRVLYDNFRSKNGAPVYETHMRGIEEDACRLFTHDIFVMIKSQILFERRFVLVQKVPFPISDTVMFYLAQYDRPERRWCVEFHSDPTNPTWLCSCKLFESDGIPCGHIFCVLKDQLLSRYPASLITKRWTKCVSDSTVAPKIKVPDHDKSAQVARYSALISEVSKACLNYSFSDEGFRVGMIEFARLVQSSSEFKIDPPMDTSRVPPSRNVVRDPKISRTKGMPSNPTTNTENANKEQRLCGKCFMPGHNRRTCTAGEEGVRNRGYADSHHTVPCVEAYSGSVPDVAPSVPNMAHLSSYVVAAVPDPPASVQLPADLPYHPTPCVSEYGMELDFDDKGASRVGGIGQFPFFVASQHSSSFGILPFSFNLNQTAPNDDVTQLKPDCSYPPPKWIP